Proteins encoded in a region of the Rutidosis leptorrhynchoides isolate AG116_Rl617_1_P2 chromosome 9, CSIRO_AGI_Rlap_v1, whole genome shotgun sequence genome:
- the LOC139865898 gene encoding protein LONGIFOLIA 1-like, with protein MATKVVYSLREDKQGLNKQLGCMNGIFQLFDRRYLLGLHRHGRNQNRLTQGQDGNGEKEFKHSTETKPKHTKKVLAEKNRASAESSRNSSSSSGSSTTFSSLDCSKRAQTERQLSREPGTLNTRSKKPDCRLQPLELKNVVKDSMTRGIRVKKDEQVGPVIKHIDSPRPFVHQKPLQCDSKDRKTEKIQKPSMGVKEIKETSRSSCDERKSQYSLKSTFKVNELPRLSLDSKQNSDGNFTSESKREPGSNKRPSSGVVARLMGLENLTDSVPEVANLKIKQAFNDQLVSSPRWSRQSEECKHNHVSVSPRVHLNNTKSGALAPASVYCEMEKRLSVLEFKTSGNDLRALKQILEAMQTNKMGLDSKDQKTEQPGSPVINRTSSPKSRTVKPRKVDTVSMMVTGVHSINNATRKQVKRTVPRNKKVTERTSRSLLNSPGDVIGVRPVSSPRPQSSKKDDENRCFLAPASDSNKSRKQSNVQPVVSYLKTRHPKIKLPNQLQNNKQSCRYSNDQLKDDHKINFAERLMEDRPNVELAKLTVEQQSPVSVLDAFYTEEALSPVKKKPSLFKDCEILHDVESEWNHMRNDVLLNGTDTNQYSDFNHVKLENRNNLIHQIDLLSPVDETVASSCKSRNDDYRYVSEILSASGFPTDPDFAIRLVQLHPGNNLIEPELFDILEKTKAECIKNKSRSKSNNTIRRKLIFDCVNDILLHKLVVSSGKLVKGEKLMQELWLEIDNLESTSRRCVYDEDDEVKNLVSADVKKSSDDWDKCCYEVPSVVLDIERQIFKDLINEVVNAEVATLQYRPPRHCRRLFCVEQ; from the exons ATGGCTACTAAGGTTGTATACTCACTAAGAGAAGATAAACAAGGGCTAAATAAGCAGTTAGGATGCATGAATGGCATTTTTCAGCTCTTTGACCGGCGTTACCTTCTCGGTCTACACCGTCATGGACGGAACCAGAATAGGTTAACTCAAG GTCAAGATGGAAATGGTGAAAAGGAATTCAAGCATTCAACGGAAACGAAG CCGAAACACACAAAGAAGGTGTTGGCAGAAAAGAATCGAGCCTCCGCTGAATCATCAAGAAactcctcttcttcttctggttcatcAACTACCTTTTCATCTTTAGATTGTAGTAAACGAGCTCAAACAGAACGGCAGCTTTCACGTGAACCCGGAACCCTAAACACTCGCAGCAAAAAACCAGATTGTCGACTGCAGCCACTCGAACTAAAAAATGTGGTCAAGGACTCGATGACTAGAGGAATCCGTGTGAAAAAAGATGAACAAGTTGGCCCTGTCATAAAACACATTGATTCCCCGAGGCCTTTCGTACACCAAAAGCCCCTGCAATGTGATAGTAAAGACCGGAAAACTGAAAAGATTCAAAAGCCCTCAATGGGAGTTAAAGAAATAAAGGAAACATCGCGATCATCGTGTGATGAAAGAAAATCACAATATTCTTTAAAGTCAACTTTCAAAGTCAATGAGCTTCCACGGCTATCTTTAGATAGCAAGCAAAATTCTGACGGGAATTTCACAAGTGAGTCGAAACGTGAGCCGGGAAGTAATAAGAGACCATCTTCAGGTGTCGTGGCCCGGTTGATGGGTCTGGAGAATTTAACAGACTCCGTTCCTGAAGTTGCGAACTTGAAGATTAAACAGGCTTTTAATGACCAATTGGTTTCGAGTCCAAGATGGTCAAGACAAAGTGAAGAATGCAAACATAATCATGTTTCTGTTTCTCCAAGGGTCCACTTGAACAATACCAAAAGTGGTGCCCTTGCCCCTGCTTCTGTTTATTGTGAGATGGAGAAAAGGTTAAGTGTTCTCGAGTTTAAAACATCAGGAAACGATCTTAGGGCATTGAAGCAGATACTTGAAGCAATGCAAACAAACAAAATGGGGTTAGACAGCAAAGATCAAAAAACAGAACAACCGGGTTCACCTGTGATCAACCGGACTAGCTCACCAAAGAGCAGGACCGTAAAACCGCGTAAGGTAGATACAGTATCTATGATGGTCACCGGTGTTCATAGCATTAACAATGCAACTAGAAAGCAGGTTAAACGGACAGTTCCAAGAAATAAAAAGGTAACTGAAAGGACGTCAAGATCACTTTTAAACTCGCCAGGCGACGTGATTGGAGTGAGACCGGTCTCGAGCCCAAGACCGCAGAGCTCAAAGAAAGATGATGAAAATCGATGTTTTCTTGCACCAGCCTCTGATTCAAACAAAAGCCGAAAGCAATCAAATGTGCAGCCCGTTGTATCGTACTTGAAGACCAGACACCCGAAAATCAAGCTCCCTAATCAATTGCAAAACAATAAGCAATCATGTAGGTACAGCAATGATCAACTAAAGGACGATCACAAG ATTAATTTTGCCGAAAGATTAATGGAAGACAGGCCTAATGTTGAACTTGCTAAACTTACTGTGGAACAACAGAGTCCTGTCTCAGTTCTTGACGCTTTTTACACAGAAGAGGCGCTATCTCCAGTAAAGAAGAAACCTAGTTTATTCAAAG ATTGTGAAATTTTACACGATGTCGAAAGCGAATGGAATCATATGAGAAACGACGTCTTGTTGAATGGTACAGATACAAATCAGTACTCCGACTTCAATCACGTAAAATTAGAAAACAGAAATAACCTCATTCATCAAATCGATTTATTGAGTCCCGTTGATGAAACTGTAGCATCTTCATGCAAAAGCAGAAACGATGATTATAGATACGTTAGCGAGATATTATCAGCATCGGGTTTTCCAACTGATCCAGATTTTGCCATCAGATTAGTCCAGCTTCATCCAGGAAACAATTTGATTGAACCAGAATTGTTCGATATTCTGGAAAAAACAAAAGCTGAATGCATAAAAAATAAGTCAAGATCTAAATCCAATAACACGATTAGAAGAAAACTGATATTTGATTGCGTGAATGATATTCTTCTCCACAAATTAGTTGTGTCATCTGGGAAACTTGTGAAAGGGGAAAAGCTAATGCAAGAATTGTGGTTAGAAATCGATAATCTCGAAAGTACCTCAAGGAGATGTgtatatgatgaagatgatgaagtaaAGAACCTTGTAAGTGCAGACGTGAAAAAAAGTTCTGATGATTGGGATAAGTGTTGTTATGAGGTTCCGAGTGTAGTTTTAGACATCGAGCGTCAAATTTTTAAAGATTTAATTAATGAGGTTGTAAATGCTGAGGTGGCGACTCTGCAATATAGGCCACCAAGACATTGTAGGCGGTTGTTTTGCGTAGAGCAGTAG